From the genome of Solidesulfovibrio carbinolicus, one region includes:
- a CDS encoding branched-chain amino acid ABC transporter permease, giving the protein MSGFFENYGFLLVTIVQQALLGLSIYFPLMAGQLSLASIGFYSLGGYVAAIMGTHPALAPLREALGFWMFPLEWLGALVLSVILGIAVGYPALRLRGIYLALATVAFVQVVNVAVLNMPIAGGAVGIFGIPQAFESRLDYIWFFGPLFLFALFLVWRIGNMGRGLAFFAVREDELAAGAMGVATTGNKVTAFVLGCALAGVTGAMSAPFLNTWNARQGTFDASVTCLAYVLIGGSRSIWGPLCGAALLVSLPELLRPLKDSRMILNGVVLVAACVYLPQGIMGGLAALRSRLAGRGGAA; this is encoded by the coding sequence ATGTCGGGCTTTTTTGAAAATTACGGGTTTCTGCTCGTCACCATCGTGCAGCAGGCGCTGTTGGGACTGAGCATCTATTTCCCGCTCATGGCCGGCCAGCTGTCCCTGGCCAGCATCGGGTTTTATTCCCTGGGCGGCTACGTGGCCGCCATCATGGGCACCCATCCGGCCCTGGCCCCCCTGCGCGAGGCCCTGGGCTTTTGGATGTTCCCCCTGGAGTGGCTGGGGGCGCTGGTCCTGTCCGTGATCCTGGGCATCGCCGTAGGCTATCCGGCCCTGCGCCTGCGCGGCATCTATCTGGCCCTGGCCACCGTGGCCTTTGTCCAGGTGGTCAACGTGGCCGTGCTCAACATGCCCATCGCCGGCGGCGCGGTCGGCATCTTCGGCATCCCCCAGGCCTTTGAGTCGCGCCTGGACTACATCTGGTTTTTCGGGCCGCTGTTTCTTTTCGCCCTGTTTCTGGTCTGGCGCATCGGCAACATGGGCCGGGGCCTGGCCTTTTTCGCCGTGCGCGAGGACGAGCTGGCCGCCGGGGCCATGGGCGTGGCCACCACCGGCAACAAGGTCACGGCCTTTGTCCTGGGCTGCGCCCTGGCCGGCGTCACCGGAGCCATGTCCGCGCCGTTCCTCAATACCTGGAACGCCCGGCAGGGCACCTTCGACGCCTCGGTCACCTGTCTGGCCTACGTGCTCATCGGCGGTTCGCGCTCCATCTGGGGGCCGCTGTGCGGCGCGGCGCTGTTGGTCAGCCTGCCGGAGCTTTTGCGTCCGCTCAAGGACTCGCGTATGATCTTAAACGGCGTGGTGCTGGTCGCCGCCTGCGTCTATCTGCCCCAGGGCATCATGGGCGGCCTGGCCGCCTTGCGGTCGCGGCTGGCCGGCCGGGGAGGGGCGGCATGA
- a CDS encoding ABC transporter ATP-binding protein, whose amino-acid sequence MSALLQATDLRRRFGGLMAVCDVSIEVRRGEIMGLIGPNGAGKTTFFNLLTGMTRADSGTVVFDGHDVTRAKPEAIARLGLARTFQNIRLFGGLTLMDNVRVAGRVQARHGLLSGLCFTPGSRREDEAVTERAYDLLRLVGLEDRADHLAASLPYGDRRRLEIARALALTPKLLLLDEPAAGLNPSEKLGLADFIRDIKERFDLTVLLIEHNVPMVMGLCDRVMVLNFGQTIAVGAPEDVQRDPGVIEAYLGGDAHGAA is encoded by the coding sequence ATGAGCGCGCTGCTGCAAGCCACCGACCTGCGCCGCCGCTTCGGCGGGCTCATGGCCGTGTGCGACGTCTCCATCGAGGTGCGGCGTGGCGAGATCATGGGGCTCATCGGCCCCAACGGCGCGGGCAAGACCACCTTTTTCAATCTGCTCACCGGCATGACCCGGGCCGATTCCGGCACGGTGGTCTTTGACGGCCACGACGTGACCCGGGCCAAGCCCGAGGCCATCGCCCGGCTGGGACTGGCCCGCACCTTCCAGAACATCCGCCTGTTTGGCGGGCTGACGCTTATGGACAACGTGCGCGTGGCCGGCCGGGTCCAGGCCCGCCACGGGCTGCTCTCCGGCCTGTGCTTCACCCCGGGCAGCCGCCGCGAGGACGAGGCCGTCACCGAGCGCGCCTACGATCTGCTGCGTCTGGTCGGCCTGGAGGACCGGGCCGATCATCTGGCCGCTTCGCTGCCCTACGGCGACCGCCGCCGGCTGGAGATCGCCCGGGCCTTGGCGTTAACGCCCAAGCTGTTGCTCCTCGACGAGCCGGCTGCCGGCCTTAATCCTTCGGAGAAGCTCGGGCTGGCCGATTTCATTCGCGACATCAAGGAACGCTTCGACCTCACGGTGCTCCTCATCGAACACAACGTGCCCATGGTCATGGGGCTGTGCGACCGGGTGATGGTGCTCAATTTCGGCCAGACCATCGCCGTGGGCGCGCCCGAGGATGTGCAGCGCGACCCGGGCGTCATCGAAGCCTATCTCGGAGGGGACGCCCATGGCGCTGCTTGA
- a CDS encoding IclR family transcriptional regulator has product MSGKANISESLAKGLAILDLFGVEDAGFTLSEIAARVGISKTSAHRYVTTYCEQDYLARDPRSGLYRLGVRTLALAQSMIETSELVRGLRPFVDEAAARHGIHIDVALLSRDAVYLVYRRDSADTRVFRSFSYASSLHYLAAGKAAMAFMEPRALAGVMSRLTLSAKTDRTITDKAVLEAELAEARELGYAKNNEESLPGLIAIGAPLFSLRTGEVVGAVSFDSSTATYSMQEFERLFAGYLVELAKKISAVVSL; this is encoded by the coding sequence GTGTCGGGAAAGGCCAATATATCCGAATCCCTGGCCAAGGGGCTGGCCATCCTCGACCTGTTCGGCGTCGAGGACGCCGGCTTCACTTTAAGCGAAATCGCCGCCCGTGTGGGCATAAGCAAAACTTCCGCCCACCGTTACGTCACCACCTACTGCGAACAGGACTACCTGGCCCGCGACCCCCGTTCCGGGCTTTACCGTCTGGGCGTGCGCACCCTGGCCCTGGCCCAGTCCATGATCGAGACCAGCGAGCTGGTGCGCGGCCTGCGCCCCTTTGTGGACGAAGCCGCCGCCCGCCACGGCATCCACATCGACGTGGCCCTGCTCTCCCGGGATGCCGTCTATCTCGTCTATCGCCGCGACTCGGCCGACACCCGGGTCTTCCGGTCGTTCAGCTACGCCTCGTCCCTGCACTATCTGGCCGCCGGCAAGGCCGCCATGGCCTTCATGGAGCCGCGCGCCCTGGCCGGCGTCATGTCGCGCCTGACGCTTTCCGCCAAGACCGACCGCACCATCACCGACAAGGCCGTGCTTGAAGCCGAGCTGGCCGAGGCCCGGGAACTGGGCTACGCGAAAAATAATGAAGAATCGCTGCCGGGGCTCATCGCCATCGGCGCGCCGCTGTTTTCCCTGCGCACCGGCGAGGTGGTCGGCGCGGTCAGCTTCGACTCGTCCACCGCCACCTATTCCATGCAGGAGTTCGAGCGCCTCTTCGCCGGCTATCTGGTGGAGTTGGCCAAGAAAATATCGGCCGTGGTCTCGCTGTAA
- a CDS encoding ABC transporter substrate-binding protein encodes MRKMLLLCLALVLGFANAALAADDTVKIGVFLPLTGQNAFGGQLELEGVQLAAKENPTVLGKKVELFVVDNKSDKVEAANAVKRLIEKEKVQAIIGTYGSSLAMAGGEVSEKAGIPQVGTSCTNPLVTQGKKYIFRVCFIDPYQGAGAATYAYKTLGLKKAAMLVDLASDYSVGLSKFFSKSFTKLGGQVVATLNYQSGDQDFTAQLTKIISEKPDVLFIPSYFAEGAIIMKQAKELGATFKIMGGDAMDNPKITDIGGAAVEGFVHTTFPYDPSMKNMTEMAKKFTAAWKAQYPGKELNVNAALGYDAYMIILDAITRAGKADPESIAKALAATKGFQGVTGATTINETHDAEKPVGLVVIKDGKKIYEGEITPEL; translated from the coding sequence ATGCGCAAAATGCTTCTTTTGTGCCTGGCTTTGGTGCTCGGTTTCGCCAACGCGGCCCTGGCCGCCGACGACACCGTCAAGATCGGCGTCTTTTTGCCCCTGACCGGCCAGAACGCCTTCGGCGGACAGCTGGAACTCGAAGGCGTGCAGCTCGCCGCCAAGGAGAACCCCACGGTTCTCGGCAAAAAGGTCGAACTGTTCGTCGTGGACAACAAGTCCGATAAGGTCGAAGCGGCCAACGCCGTCAAACGCCTGATCGAAAAGGAAAAAGTCCAGGCCATCATCGGCACCTACGGCTCCTCCCTGGCCATGGCCGGCGGCGAAGTCTCGGAAAAGGCCGGCATCCCCCAGGTCGGCACCAGCTGCACCAACCCGCTGGTCACCCAGGGCAAGAAGTACATCTTCCGCGTGTGCTTCATCGACCCCTACCAGGGCGCCGGCGCGGCCACCTACGCGTATAAGACCCTGGGCCTGAAAAAGGCCGCCATGCTCGTCGACCTGGCCAGCGACTACTCGGTCGGCCTGTCCAAGTTCTTCAGCAAGTCCTTCACCAAGCTCGGCGGCCAGGTCGTGGCCACGCTCAACTACCAGTCCGGCGACCAGGACTTCACCGCCCAGCTGACCAAGATCATTTCCGAAAAGCCCGACGTTCTGTTCATCCCCTCCTACTTCGCCGAGGGCGCCATCATCATGAAGCAGGCCAAGGAGCTCGGCGCCACCTTCAAGATCATGGGCGGCGACGCCATGGACAACCCCAAGATCACCGACATCGGCGGCGCCGCCGTGGAAGGGTTCGTCCACACCACCTTCCCCTATGATCCGTCCATGAAGAACATGACCGAGATGGCCAAGAAGTTCACCGCCGCCTGGAAGGCCCAGTATCCCGGCAAGGAACTCAACGTGAACGCCGCCCTGGGCTACGACGCCTACATGATCATCCTCGACGCCATCACCCGCGCCGGCAAGGCCGACCCCGAGTCCATCGCCAAGGCCCTGGCCGCCACCAAGGGATTCCAGGGCGTCACCGGCGCCACCACCATCAACGAAACCCACGACGCCGAAAAGCCCGTGGGCCTCGTGGTGATCAAGGACGGCAAGAAGATCTACGAAGGCGAAATCACCCCCGAACTCTAA
- a CDS encoding asparaginase domain-containing protein has protein sequence MKLAVYSMGGTIDKVYFDDLSDYSVGDPQVGAILTQAGVDFTWSVTEIARKDSLYVTDEERAALREHILADAAGHVLITHGTDTMTRTAEFLADIPGKTIVLTGAMSPARFAASDAPFNVGCAVGAVWSSPPGVYIAMSGRVFPAGAVRKNRKRGRFEDAAAGEGV, from the coding sequence GTGAAACTTGCCGTCTATTCCATGGGCGGAACCATCGACAAGGTCTATTTCGACGACCTGTCCGACTACTCCGTGGGCGATCCGCAAGTCGGGGCCATCCTGACCCAGGCCGGGGTGGACTTCACCTGGAGCGTCACCGAGATCGCCCGCAAGGACAGCCTCTACGTCACCGACGAGGAGCGCGCCGCCCTGCGGGAACACATCCTCGCCGACGCGGCCGGCCACGTGCTCATCACCCACGGCACCGACACCATGACCCGCACGGCCGAGTTTCTGGCCGACATCCCGGGCAAGACCATCGTCCTGACCGGGGCCATGAGCCCGGCCCGGTTCGCCGCCTCCGACGCGCCCTTTAACGTGGGCTGCGCCGTGGGCGCGGTCTGGTCCAGCCCCCCCGGCGTCTACATCGCCATGAGCGGCCGGGTGTTTCCGGCCGGGGCCGTGCGCAAGAACCGCAAACGCGGCCGGTTCGAAGACGCCGCCGCCGGTGAGGGCGTGTAA
- a CDS encoding branched-chain amino acid ABC transporter permease codes for MNSATFIQHMLNSLTLGSLYALVAIGYTMVYGILRLINFAHSEMFMLGAYFVFWGITLANLPWPVAMVIAIVVTATLGIVVDQVAYRPLRDAPRISALISSIGVSFFLQNVAIVFFQAIPREVYRPQWLEDPIIMGGVRVLPLTLFVPLLSLALMLGLIWIVYRTKAGLGMRAISKDIETSYLMGVPVNRIIALTFGIGSALAAASGIMWALRYPQLQPIMGTIPGFKAFIAAVFGGIGSIQGAVIGGLALGFIEIMTVAFFPDLAGYRDAFAFVLLIAVLMFKPTGLLGERLEDKV; via the coding sequence ATGAACTCGGCGACGTTCATCCAGCACATGCTCAACAGCCTGACCCTGGGCAGCCTCTACGCCCTGGTCGCCATCGGCTACACGATGGTCTACGGCATCCTGCGCCTGATCAATTTCGCCCACAGCGAAATGTTCATGCTCGGGGCGTATTTCGTTTTCTGGGGCATCACTCTGGCCAATCTCCCCTGGCCCGTGGCCATGGTCATCGCCATCGTCGTCACGGCGACGCTCGGCATCGTGGTCGATCAGGTGGCCTACCGGCCGCTGCGCGACGCTCCCCGAATTTCGGCGCTCATCAGCTCCATCGGCGTCTCCTTTTTTCTCCAAAACGTGGCCATCGTCTTTTTCCAGGCCATCCCCCGCGAGGTCTACCGGCCCCAATGGCTGGAAGACCCCATCATCATGGGCGGGGTGCGGGTGCTGCCGCTGACGCTGTTCGTGCCGCTGCTGTCCCTGGCGCTGATGCTCGGGCTTATCTGGATCGTCTACCGCACCAAGGCCGGCCTTGGCATGCGGGCCATCAGCAAGGACATTGAGACGAGCTACCTCATGGGCGTGCCGGTCAACCGCATCATCGCCCTGACCTTTGGCATCGGCTCGGCCCTGGCCGCCGCCAGCGGCATCATGTGGGCCCTGCGCTATCCCCAGCTCCAGCCCATCATGGGCACCATCCCCGGATTCAAGGCCTTCATCGCCGCCGTCTTCGGCGGCATCGGCTCCATCCAGGGCGCGGTCATCGGCGGTCTGGCCCTGGGATTCATTGAGATCATGACCGTGGCGTTCTTCCCCGATCTGGCCGGCTATCGGGACGCGTTTGCCTTCGTGCTGCTCATCGCCGTCCTGATGTTCAAGCCGACAGGCCTTTTAGGCGAACGTCTGGAGGATAAAGTCTGA
- a CDS encoding type II toxin-antitoxin system HicB family antitoxin, translated as MASKILRFEDYPFQITPLSDEEGGGYLITFPDLPGCMSDGDTPEEAMEMGRDAFASWMAVHVEEGREIPAPGSGGPASGKFNLRAPKSLHAKLARQAEAEGVSMNTLAVALLAEGLGRKQVGG; from the coding sequence ATGGCCAGCAAAATACTCCGATTCGAAGACTACCCATTTCAGATCACTCCCCTTTCCGACGAAGAAGGCGGCGGGTATCTGATCACGTTTCCCGATTTGCCCGGCTGTATGAGCGACGGGGACACCCCGGAAGAGGCCATGGAAATGGGAAGGGATGCGTTTGCCAGCTGGATGGCGGTCCATGTGGAGGAAGGCAGGGAAATTCCGGCCCCGGGCAGCGGCGGCCCGGCATCGGGCAAGTTCAACCTGCGCGCGCCCAAGAGTCTCCATGCCAAATTGGCCCGGCAGGCGGAAGCTGAGGGGGTCAGCATGAACACGCTGGCCGTGGCGTTGCTGGCCGAAGGGTTGGGAAGAAAGCAGGTCGGCGGGTGA
- a CDS encoding branched-chain amino acid ABC transporter permease → MRRGQTVILNLVAVLALGGFLWLAEGNFDGYKIQILNLIAINIILALSLNLIYGFTGLFSLGHAGFMAIGAYVCSILIMTPDQKDMLFLLEPAYDWVQNTHAPFLAAVLAGGIVAAAIGALVGFPLLRLGDDYLGIATLGFAEIIRVLANNFPRLTNGALGFKGIPDYANLWWNFGWCLVTLYVIVRLLKSNTGNVLKAIRDDEAAARAMGVNVFRYKLLSFTVGAFFAGVGGALLASLLTTIDPKMFLFTLTFNILMIVVAGGLGSLSGTVMAGIGITVLLEWLRVVENPVDIFGFELPGVPGMRMVVFSLALIMIILFRREGLMGMRELHWQSLSKVFSRGRA, encoded by the coding sequence ATGCGACGCGGACAAACCGTCATCCTCAATCTCGTGGCCGTGCTGGCCCTGGGCGGATTTCTGTGGCTGGCCGAAGGCAACTTCGACGGCTACAAGATCCAGATCTTGAACCTTATCGCCATCAACATCATCCTGGCCCTGTCGCTGAACCTCATCTACGGCTTCACCGGGCTGTTCAGCCTCGGCCATGCCGGGTTCATGGCCATCGGGGCCTATGTCTGCTCCATCCTGATCATGACCCCGGACCAGAAGGACATGCTCTTTTTGCTGGAGCCGGCCTATGACTGGGTGCAAAACACCCATGCCCCGTTTTTGGCCGCCGTCCTGGCCGGCGGCATTGTGGCCGCCGCCATCGGCGCGCTGGTGGGCTTTCCGCTCCTGCGCCTGGGCGACGACTACCTCGGCATCGCCACCCTGGGCTTTGCCGAGATCATCCGCGTGCTGGCCAACAACTTCCCCCGCCTGACCAACGGCGCGCTGGGGTTCAAGGGCATTCCCGACTACGCCAACCTGTGGTGGAACTTCGGCTGGTGCCTGGTCACCCTCTACGTCATCGTGCGGCTGCTCAAAAGCAACACCGGCAACGTGCTCAAGGCCATCCGCGATGACGAAGCCGCCGCCCGGGCCATGGGCGTCAACGTCTTTCGCTACAAGCTGTTGTCCTTTACCGTGGGCGCGTTTTTCGCCGGCGTCGGCGGCGCGCTCCTGGCCAGCCTGCTCACCACCATCGACCCCAAGATGTTCCTGTTCACCCTCACCTTCAACATCCTCATGATCGTGGTGGCCGGCGGCCTTGGTTCCCTAAGCGGCACGGTCATGGCCGGCATCGGCATCACCGTGCTCCTCGAATGGCTGCGGGTGGTGGAAAATCCGGTGGATATCTTCGGCTTCGAGCTGCCGGGCGTGCCGGGGATGCGCATGGTGGTGTTTTCCCTGGCGCTCATCATGATCATCCTCTTCCGGCGCGAGGGCCTCATGGGTATGCGCGAACTGCACTGGCAATCGCTGTCCAAAGTGTTTTCCCGGGGGAGGGCGTGA
- a CDS encoding ABC transporter ATP-binding protein: protein MLEIRDLHVHYGGIHALKGVSLDVPKGSIVTLIGANGAGKSSTLRAISGLVKNKRGRISWNGTDISTKNPVDIVKSGIVMSPEGRRIFAHLSVLENLRLGAYSRSDEAGIAKDIDWVFELFPRLSERRNQKGGTLSGGEQQMLAVGRALMAAPELVMLDEPSLGLAPLIVKEVFDIIRMINAKGMTVLLVEQNAYAALKVAHQAYVLEVGTITLSGTGEALIADDRVREAYLGG from the coding sequence ATGCTTGAGATCCGCGATCTCCACGTCCACTACGGCGGCATCCATGCCTTAAAGGGCGTCTCCCTCGATGTGCCCAAAGGCTCCATCGTGACGCTCATTGGCGCTAACGGCGCTGGCAAGTCGAGCACGCTGCGGGCCATCTCGGGCCTCGTCAAGAACAAGCGCGGCCGCATCAGCTGGAACGGCACGGACATCTCCACCAAGAATCCGGTGGACATCGTCAAGTCCGGCATCGTCATGTCCCCCGAGGGCCGGCGCATCTTCGCCCACCTGAGCGTGCTGGAAAACCTGCGCCTGGGAGCCTACAGCCGCAGCGACGAGGCCGGCATCGCCAAGGACATCGACTGGGTTTTCGAACTCTTTCCGCGCCTGTCGGAGCGCCGCAACCAGAAAGGCGGCACGCTGTCCGGCGGCGAACAGCAGATGCTGGCCGTGGGCCGTGCCCTCATGGCCGCGCCCGAGCTCGTCATGCTCGACGAGCCGAGCCTCGGCCTGGCCCCGCTTATCGTCAAGGAAGTCTTCGACATCATCCGCATGATCAACGCCAAGGGCATGACCGTGCTCCTCGTGGAACAAAACGCCTACGCGGCCCTCAAGGTCGCCCACCAGGCCTACGTCCTCGAAGTCGGAACCATCACCCTCTCCGGCACGGGCGAAGCGCTCATCGCCGACGACCGCGTCCGCGAAGCCTATTTGGGTGGATAG
- a CDS encoding ABC transporter ATP-binding protein, translating into MALLEVEALCVNYGAVSAVRDVSLSVEQGEIVTLIGANGAGKTSILRAISKLVAPRSGVVRFDGRDVTSLPPEALVRLGMAHSPEGRQVLAKQSVGDNLELGAYVRKDRAEIAKDMARMYELFPRLSERRNQSAGTLSGGEQQMLAIARALMSRPRLLLLDEPSLGLAPLLVSEIFEIIMGLGAMGTTILLVEQNARLAMRAAARTYVVESGGIVLEGPSAELAADERVTKAYLG; encoded by the coding sequence ATGGCGCTGCTTGAGGTCGAGGCGCTTTGCGTCAATTACGGGGCCGTCTCGGCCGTGCGCGACGTGTCGTTGTCCGTGGAGCAGGGCGAGATCGTCACGCTCATTGGGGCCAACGGCGCGGGCAAAACGTCCATTTTGCGCGCCATCTCCAAGCTCGTCGCGCCGCGTTCGGGCGTGGTGCGCTTCGACGGCCGCGACGTGACCTCCCTGCCGCCCGAGGCGCTGGTACGCCTGGGCATGGCCCATTCCCCGGAGGGCCGGCAGGTGTTGGCCAAGCAGAGCGTTGGCGACAACCTGGAGCTTGGGGCCTACGTGCGTAAGGACCGGGCGGAAATCGCCAAGGACATGGCCCGCATGTACGAGCTGTTCCCCAGGCTCTCCGAGCGGCGCAACCAATCGGCCGGAACGCTGTCCGGCGGCGAGCAGCAAATGCTGGCCATCGCCAGGGCGCTCATGAGCCGGCCGCGTTTGCTGTTGCTCGACGAACCGAGCCTGGGACTCGCGCCGCTGCTGGTTTCCGAAATTTTCGAGATCATCATGGGCCTTGGGGCCATGGGCACGACGATCCTGCTGGTGGAGCAAAACGCCCGCCTGGCCATGCGGGCCGCCGCCCGCACCTACGTGGTGGAGTCCGGCGGCATCGTGCTGGAAGGCCCGTCGGCCGAGTTGGCGGCCGACGAGCGGGTGACCAAGGCGTATTTGGGCTGA
- a CDS encoding ABC transporter ATP-binding protein: MSGDVILATNDVTMRFGGLAAVTDLSLAVRRGTIAGLIGPNGAGKTTCFNMITGFYKPTTGSIVFDGQEVTGLPPHKVCKAGIARTFQNIRLFGNETVLENVMIGRHLRQKTSWIDAVLFTPGYLREDKAMRAHCLELLAAVGLADLADEQASSLAYGAQRRLEIARALATEPSFLLLDEPAAGMNPQESEDLMGFVRTIRQDFDLTILLIEHDMKVVMGICEHIWVLDYGVTIAEGAPEAIRRDPKVILAYLGEEGGLHA; this comes from the coding sequence ATGTCCGGCGACGTGATTTTAGCCACAAACGACGTGACCATGCGCTTTGGCGGTTTGGCCGCGGTGACGGACCTGTCCCTGGCCGTGCGCCGGGGAACCATCGCCGGGCTCATTGGCCCCAACGGCGCGGGCAAGACCACCTGCTTCAACATGATCACCGGCTTCTACAAGCCGACCACCGGCTCCATCGTCTTTGACGGCCAGGAGGTCACGGGGCTGCCGCCGCACAAGGTCTGCAAGGCCGGCATCGCCCGCACCTTCCAGAACATCCGGCTGTTCGGCAACGAGACCGTGCTCGAAAACGTCATGATCGGCCGCCACCTGCGCCAGAAGACCAGCTGGATCGACGCGGTGCTGTTTACCCCGGGCTACCTGCGCGAGGACAAAGCCATGCGCGCCCACTGCCTGGAGCTGCTGGCCGCCGTGGGCTTGGCCGATTTGGCCGATGAACAGGCCTCCAGCCTGGCCTACGGCGCGCAAAGACGCCTGGAAATCGCCCGGGCCCTGGCCACCGAGCCGTCGTTTCTGCTCCTGGACGAACCCGCCGCCGGCATGAATCCCCAGGAGTCCGAAGACCTCATGGGTTTCGTGCGCACCATCCGCCAGGACTTTGACCTGACCATCCTGCTCATCGAACACGACATGAAAGTCGTCATGGGCATCTGCGAACACATCTGGGTGCTCGATTACGGCGTCACCATCGCCGAGGGCGCTCCCGAGGCCATCCGCCGCGATCCCAAGGTGATCCTGGCCTACCTCGGCGAGGAAGGGGGACTCCATGCTTGA
- a CDS encoding threonine ammonia-lyase, which produces MIELADVLAARERLSPRLAPTPFLQSQVLSAMTGAAVWVKFENHQFTASFKERGALNKLLTLSETERSRGVSAMSAGNHAQGVAYHAKNLGIPAVIVMPAHTPSVKVEHTRAHGAEVVLAGETLAEATEAARRITAERGLTFVHPFDDAMVMAGQGTVALEMLDAVPDLDVIVTPIGGGGLISGVATAAKGVRPDIQVVGVQAACYPSMLCAMRGEPPEGTGNTIAEGIAVKYPGALTTEVVKARVDAVLTVDEPRLEQAVALFLFVEKTVAEGAGASPLAALLEYPGRFAGKKVGLVLSGGNIDPRLLASVIMRELIREGRVVTIRLPISDRPGTLAQVTAVLRDSGANIMEIQHHRTLLALPAKEASLEIAFEARDREHGRSVVAALTAAGFQPEVL; this is translated from the coding sequence ATGATCGAACTCGCCGATGTCCTGGCCGCACGGGAGCGCCTGTCGCCCCGGCTGGCTCCGACGCCCTTTTTGCAGTCCCAGGTGCTCTCGGCCATGACCGGGGCCGCCGTCTGGGTCAAATTCGAAAACCACCAGTTCACCGCCTCCTTCAAGGAGCGCGGCGCGCTCAACAAGCTGCTGACGCTCTCCGAAACCGAACGCTCGCGCGGCGTGTCGGCCATGTCCGCCGGCAACCATGCCCAGGGCGTGGCCTACCATGCCAAGAACCTGGGCATCCCGGCCGTCATCGTCATGCCGGCCCATACCCCGTCGGTGAAGGTGGAGCACACCCGCGCCCACGGCGCGGAAGTCGTGCTGGCCGGCGAGACCCTGGCCGAGGCCACCGAGGCCGCCAGGCGCATCACGGCCGAGCGCGGCCTGACCTTTGTCCATCCCTTTGACGATGCCATGGTCATGGCCGGCCAGGGCACGGTGGCCCTGGAAATGCTGGACGCCGTGCCCGACCTCGACGTCATCGTGACGCCCATCGGCGGCGGCGGGCTCATTTCCGGCGTGGCCACGGCGGCCAAGGGCGTGCGTCCGGACATCCAAGTCGTGGGCGTCCAGGCCGCCTGCTATCCGTCCATGCTGTGCGCCATGCGCGGCGAGCCGCCCGAGGGCACGGGCAACACCATCGCCGAGGGCATTGCCGTCAAGTATCCGGGCGCGCTCACCACCGAGGTGGTCAAGGCCCGGGTCGACGCGGTGCTGACCGTGGACGAGCCGCGCCTGGAACAGGCCGTGGCGCTGTTTCTCTTCGTGGAAAAGACCGTGGCCGAAGGAGCCGGCGCGTCGCCCCTGGCCGCGCTGCTGGAATATCCCGGCCGTTTCGCCGGCAAGAAGGTCGGGCTGGTCCTTTCCGGCGGCAACATCGACCCCCGGCTTTTGGCCTCGGTCATCATGCGCGAGCTGATTCGGGAAGGCCGGGTGGTGACCATCCGCCTGCCCATCTCCGACCGTCCCGGGACGTTGGCCCAGGTGACGGCCGTACTGCGCGACAGCGGGGCCAACATCATGGAAATCCAGCACCACCGTACGCTTTTAGCCCTGCCGGCCAAGGAGGCGAGTCTGGAAATCGCCTTCGAGGCCCGGGACCGCGAGCACGGCCGGTCGGTGGTGGCCGCGCTGACGGCGGCGGGATTTCAACCGGAAGTGCTGTAG